The proteins below are encoded in one region of Coregonus clupeaformis isolate EN_2021a unplaced genomic scaffold, ASM2061545v1 scaf2378, whole genome shotgun sequence:
- the LOC123488538 gene encoding adhesion G-protein coupled receptor G7-like, which translates to MLQDIAVAAVTTISQLLNASGGTTQERDAVQNLTETLEEFSLDQHSVVSLVVQPNLVVQSVQVPSDTVGIQFTALTGSSGNFVANRINLNTNTSELIADNGVSTDVQIVIKFPPVLLSKNTNRSIGFVLYQNDRFFRSRTYTASSGTSRRVISANLGQVSGLHVEMLFKPTAVPNSSLYDFACVWWNYTLKDWSTSGCSKVNHSEDGLRCFCNHTTNFAVLMSFRRDFKYAEVLNWITTLGCSMSIIGLSLTITFQIATR; encoded by the exons ATGTTGCAGGATATTGCagtggcagctgtaactaccatCAGTCAGCTGCTGAATGCCAGTGGGGGGACTACACAGGAGAGAGACGCTGTCCAAAa CCTCACAGAGACCCTGGAGGAGTTTTCCCTGGACCAGCACAGTGTTGTGTCCTTGGTGGTTCAGCCCAACCTGGTAGTCCAGTCTGTCCAAGTACCAAGTGACACAGTAGGGATCCAGTTTACTGCTCTGACTG GAAGTTCTGGTAATTTTGTGGCCAACAGAATTAATCTCAACACTAATACCTCTGAACTGATAGCTGACAACGGCGTTTCTACCGATGTCCAGATTGTTATCAAATTCCCACCAG TTTTGCTTAGTAAAAACACAAACCGCTCCATTGGTTTTGTGCTCTACCAAAACGACCGGTTCTTCAGGTCCAGGACTTACACAGCTTCTTCTGGAACCAGCAGAAGGGTCATCTCTGCTAACCTGGGACAAGTGTCTGGGTTGCATGTTGAGATGCTCTTCAAGCCTACA GCTGTCCCCAACTCCTCCCTCTATGACTTTGCCTGCGTGTGGTGGAACTACACGTTGAAAGACTGGAGCACCTCTGGCTGCTCCAAAGTCAACCACTCAGAAGACGGCCTGCGATGTTTCTGTAATCACACCACTAACTTCGCTGTGCTTATG TCATTCAGGAGGGATTTTAAATACGCTGAAGTTCTAAACTGGATCACCACATTGGGATGCTCCATGTCCATCATAGGGTTGAGTTTAACAATAACATTCCAGATCGCAACCCGGTAA